The genomic interval TCCAATGATAGGTTTGCTTCTCTAACTAAGCTTTGAATTATCTTGTGAGAATTGAATTCTTCTATAGTTTGATGACTGGTTCTTACATACATTTTTCCGCTCTCGACAATAGATTTTTCTTCTATTTGCCTAGCTAAATTTAATACCAATTTGCCCAAATTTGTAATAGTATAGCGTCTTTCTGATTTATTCAAACCCACTAAAGATTGTTTTAATAATTTGCGCAGGTGATAAGCAAACTTACCTGATTCCTTTTTTGATTTGAATCCTGCTAATGACTTTAGCTCAGAATACGTCAGTGGTCCTTTATTATTGAGAATTCGTAGAATATCTATTCGGTTGGGACTAGCCATAACTGAAAAAATCATTCTAACTCTCTTTGAAGTAGATTCTAATATTCCACGTTTAGATTCGGAGGGGGGCAAATATGAAAACCTCAACTACAAAGCAGTCTGATTATTAGTATATAAATAAAACTATCACAAGTAAAGAAGAAAATAGAGGGAATAAAAATGATCTAACTTTCTAGCAAGACCTGTCCGCTATTTAGTATGTCATCTTTTAAATTAATAGTAGGTCTTTTAGAAATTATAGATTCTGGAACCTCTGGTAGTTTCTCTTTAGCCTCATCTTCCAAACTATTTTGAACATCATTTAATATGGCTAAGGCGTCTTTATCTACTACTGAGCCTATTTTACTAGAGTCAGTGTTTATATTAGAATTAATCAACACGTCATCAGTTAAAGTATGAATTTCAGATAGAACATTAGTTGCAGAAGGAACAGCCTTGGATAGATCTTTTTGTATATCTTGCAGCATTTCTACAGTCGGGTTAATAGTATCCATTATTGCAGAAAATTCATTAATGCTAGTAAAACGAATTGAAACTACCTCCAGAGCTAAACTCGCATTTTGAGTATTCTTTCGAAGACGTCTCATGGCAGATAATTCATTTGCTATAATATTAGCGCGTGCATTATTTCCAGATTTAATATTTTGTGTGATTTTAGAGCTAAAATTAGCATCAATGTTAGAAAACTTTTTGTCTATTATCCTCAGCTGAGAAATTTGTGTATTTATCACTGAGATAGCGCTATTAACATCATAATAGAACTGGCCACTTTTTTCCATCTAAGGATCAATATTCGGAAGGTTTGTTAAAAACAAATGTTAAACTCTCTAAACAAAAAGGAAGATTAATTTTAGCTTGATGAATAAAAACAAATGAGAGACTAATATTTTTGTAATATCAATCCATGCTTTTCGTGAAAATCAATAACCTGAATTTTCGATCCTAAGGGTAAGTCTGCCGGGGTAGATACTCCTGGCAGAAAACCAGAAACATTTACATCACAATCATCTAATTTGAATATAACCCAAGCATATGAACTAACATCTTCAAATCCTTCTGGGGCAACTGATTGAATCGTATACGTAACGACTCTACCTCTTCCACTGTATGATACTTGTCTAAAAGAATTTGAAAAACACTTATCACAATAATATACGGTTTCTAACATAATATTCTTGCATTTTGTACATTGATTAAGAAGTATTTCCCCTTTTTTTGCGTATTTGATAAATTGTTCTCTTGTACTTTGTTTCGTAGAATTTGATTCAGACAATCAGGATATCACACATTACTTGATTTTTTTGAAAATATGGACTGCTGCACTAGCTCCCGTTGCGCCAAAATTATGAGTCATTGCTATCTCTGCATCCTTAACCGTTCGATCTCCAGCTTTATTTGTAAACTGTTCAAACACTTCTACCACCTGACCAACGCCAGTAGCTCCTATCGGATGACCTTTCGACTTCAATCCTCCTGAGGGATTAACCGTAATATCGCTGTTTAATCTAGTACGTCCTTCCCTAACTGCCTGAGCAGCAGATCCCTTTGGAAAAAAGCCTAGATCTTCTATATCTATTAATTCGGCTATTGTAAAACAATCGTGGACTTCAACAAAATCTATATCTTTTGGAGATAAATTAGCCATTTTGTAGGCTTGTCTTGATGCCTCTACTGTACTTGGAATTGTAGTTATATCCTTTCTAGATTGCACAGAAGCAGGAGATGCACCTCTTCCCGAGCCCACAACCTCAATATATGGTTTCCCACTATTTTTTGCAAATTCTTCGTTGCACAATATCACAGCAGAAGCCCCGTCGGAGAAAGGACAACAATCATATAATTTTAAAGGTGATGCTACCACGGGAGATTTTAACACGTCCTCCACAGTTATCTTTTTTCTAACATGTGCCTTTGGATTTAATACACCATTTTCATGATTCTTGACTGCAACCCTTGCTAAATCTTCCTCTGTAGCCTTGTAGGTAGCAAGATAAGCCCTTGCCATAGAGCCGAAAAGGCCGGGAAAAGAGGCACCATTACCCCCCTCATAAAAAAAATCCGAACAATATGAAAAAAGGGTAGTACTTTCAACCGTACTGGTGTGAGTTACTTTTTCGACACCCAATGCCAAGACACAATCATAAAAACCAGCAGAGACATTTGCAAATGCTTCTCTAAACATTACAGACCCAGAGCCGCATGCAGATTCAATAGTCAACCCAGGAACTTCTGGAATTCCAAGGTTACTCATAATTACTGGAGCCATATGTACCTGTTTATCAGCTACACCAAAAACATTTGAAATATATCCGGCTTTCACATCTTTTGGAGTTATACCTGCTGAATCAATGGCATCTTTTGAAGCATTCAAAGCAATCTCAATAATACTTTCATTTAGTTTGCCATATTTTGTACTTCCAGCACCAAGTACACAGACTTTTTCACCCATATATCGTATAGAAAGGGCTTTAGCATAATAAAAATGTGTGCGTTTTTGAAATAGATCTTTCATCAATATCAATTTTAGTCGATAACCTAAGAAAATTGGGTTGGTCACGATATATGCTACTAATATATAAGTAACACCATTGATTTTATTGCCACAGCCTCTAATAAATTAAATCATTAGTCAGTAACGATAATTGAAGGGAGAAATAGATCAAACCTTATAGTAGGTAACGATATGTGTTTAATCGGAATCTAAAAGTATTGTGTGATCAGCAAATATAATTAAATCAGATGATCTTGTACATATCTTTACGTCTATTCTTAAGAAGAGGAAGGGTTTTTCTAACTACATCAATTCTATCAAGGTCCAAGTCAACAATATCAAACCCCTCCTTATTACCCATATCCGTAACTACTATTCCAAATGGATCAACAATCAAACTTCTACCACAAAAAATATTTCCAATCTGATTTGGAGCTATTAAATAAACTCCATTTTCTATTGCTCTTGCTTTACACATTATCATCCAATGATCTTCTTTCATAGTTCCCTGTACCCAGCCAGACGGAGCTATAAGAGAGCCAGAACCCTTGAGGGCGAGTATTCTCGATAATTCTGGAAATCGTAAATCATAACAAACCAAAGTTCCAATCTTGCCCAAAGGGGATGAGACAGGAGTAAATAATTTGCTGCCAGCCAACAATTTATTAGATTCCCTGAAACCAAGTGCGTCGTAAAGATGCAATTTTCTATATTGCGAAACCAGTTGTCCAATATTGTTTATCAAGACAACAGTATCATATACCCGGTAGGAATGTTTGTCAAAATTTCTCTGACTTTGTCTTTTATTGTTGGGTTTTGAACTTGCTCGTTCATAAATAGAACTCACAATAAAGATATTATTTTCTTTGGCACTTTTTTTCAATTGTGAAACAAAATTACCGTCTATGGATTCAGAAAGAGAATATAACTCTTCACTACTTTGGGATGTAGGAGAAAATGACATCTGAAATTCTGGAAAGCAAATTACCTTAGCAGAATTTTTGGCAGATTCTTTAATTTGTTCTAAAGAATATAACAGATTTTCCTCTTTGTCCATAGAAGACTTCATTTGAACTATTGAAACCTTTACCATGAGTATACAAATTTAGGCAACAAGGGTAATATTAAATCTAGTTATGATTTTGTGGAATCTATAGATTTTGAGTAGTTCAATTAAAAAAAATTTAACATTATAAAATATAACATC from Candidatus Nitrosocosmicus hydrocola carries:
- a CDS encoding Snf7 family protein; amino-acid sequence: MEKSGQFYYDVNSAISVINTQISQLRIIDKKFSNIDANFSSKITQNIKSGNNARANIIANELSAMRRLRKNTQNASLALEVVSIRFTSINEFSAIMDTINPTVEMLQDIQKDLSKAVPSATNVLSEIHTLTDDVLINSNINTDSSKIGSVVDKDALAILNDVQNSLEDEAKEKLPEVPESIISKRPTINLKDDILNSGQVLLES
- a CDS encoding Zn-ribbon domain-containing OB-fold protein, with the protein product MSESNSTKQSTREQFIKYAKKGEILLNQCTKCKNIMLETVYYCDKCFSNSFRQVSYSGRGRVVTYTIQSVAPEGFEDVSSYAWVIFKLDDCDVNVSGFLPGVSTPADLPLGSKIQVIDFHEKHGLILQKY
- a CDS encoding carbon-nitrogen hydrolase family protein, translated to MVKVSIVQMKSSMDKEENLLYSLEQIKESAKNSAKVICFPEFQMSFSPTSQSSEELYSLSESIDGNFVSQLKKSAKENNIFIVSSIYERASSKPNNKRQSQRNFDKHSYRVYDTVVLINNIGQLVSQYRKLHLYDALGFRESNKLLAGSKLFTPVSSPLGKIGTLVCYDLRFPELSRILALKGSGSLIAPSGWVQGTMKEDHWMIMCKARAIENGVYLIAPNQIGNIFCGRSLIVDPFGIVVTDMGNKEGFDIVDLDLDRIDVVRKTLPLLKNRRKDMYKII
- a CDS encoding thiolase domain-containing protein; translated protein: MGEKVCVLGAGSTKYGKLNESIIEIALNASKDAIDSAGITPKDVKAGYISNVFGVADKQVHMAPVIMSNLGIPEVPGLTIESACGSGSVMFREAFANVSAGFYDCVLALGVEKVTHTSTVESTTLFSYCSDFFYEGGNGASFPGLFGSMARAYLATYKATEEDLARVAVKNHENGVLNPKAHVRKKITVEDVLKSPVVASPLKLYDCCPFSDGASAVILCNEEFAKNSGKPYIEVVGSGRGASPASVQSRKDITTIPSTVEASRQAYKMANLSPKDIDFVEVHDCFTIAELIDIEDLGFFPKGSAAQAVREGRTRLNSDITVNPSGGLKSKGHPIGATGVGQVVEVFEQFTNKAGDRTVKDAEIAMTHNFGATGASAAVHIFKKIK